DNA from Planctomycetota bacterium:
CCAGCGCGATCCCCACCGTCATCCCGCGGTCCTTGAAGGAGCCCGTGGGATTCTCCCCCTCGTTCTTGACGAAAAGCCGGGGGATGCCGATCTCCCGCCCCAGGCGTTCGCAGAGATGCAGCCCCGTGTCTCCTTCCCCGAGGGTGACCGATCGGCGCACCGGAAGAAGCGGCTGATAGCGCCACACCCCCCGGCCTTCCAGCGTCCCCACGCGCCGAAGGTCCCGGGGCTCCAGCGCCACCTCGAGGGGCGATTCGCACGCGCGGCAGGCGTAGAGCGTCCGCTCCCGTCCGTACCGCGCGCCGCACGAGAAACACCGGAGGATCATCCGGGCCGCTATCCTACCCGCCCGCCGCGGTTTGTCAAAGGGCCTCCGCCCGTCTACAATGCCCCCCATGCGATGGGGCGTCGTGGACGTGGGCAACACCCGCGTCAAGCGCGCCGTCTTCGACGGCCGGCGGCTGCGGCCGTGGGACGGCCGGCCGGTGGACCTCTGGATCGGAGCCCGCGTGGGGCGGGCGCGGCCGCCGCGGGGGACGCTGCTCCTGGGGCGCGACTTTCCGCCGCTCGTCCGGAACCGCACGCGCCGGCCGGAGGCGGTCGGGGCGGACCGGCTGGCGCAGGCGTCGGCCGCCTGGGCGCGCGCGGGCGGCCCCTGCGTCGTCGTCTCCATGGGGACGGCGATCACGATCGACGAGGTCGGATCGCGCGGGGACTTCCGGGGAGGGCTCATCGCCCCCGGGCTGCGCACCATGGCCCGCGCGCTGCGCGACGCGACGGCGCTTCTGCCCGAGGTGGAGCCCGTCCGGCGGCGGCGGGCGGTCGGACGCGACACGCAGGAGGCCATCCGGTGCGGGATCTCTCTGGCGGCGGAAGGGCTTCTGCGGCGGGCGCTCCAGGATCGGCGCGGACCGGTCTTCGGCACGGGCGGAGACGCTCCGCTCTTCCGCGAGTTTTTCGACGTCTGGGCGCCCGACCTGGCGCTCGAGGGCATCGCGCTTTCCTTCCTATGCTGGCGGCGCTGCTGACTCCGCCGGGGCGCGGGGCGATCGCGGTGCTTCACGTCGCCGGACCCGGCGCCCGGGCGCTCGTGGCCTCCCTTTTCGGCCGTCCGGTGGAGGAACGGCCCCGCTTCGGGCGGCTCGTCCAGGACGGCGAGGTGCTGGACGAGGTCGTGGTCCGGGCCGTCGATGGGTTCACGGGGGAGGAGACGGTCGAGATCTCCTGCCACGGCGGCCGCGCCGCGGTCGAGCGGATTTTCCGGGCGCTGGCGGCCCTCGGGGCGCGGCGGGCGGCGCCGGAGGAGCTTCTCGAGCGGGGCATCGAAACGGGGGCGCTCGACCGGATCCGCGCCGAGGCGTGGACGCTCCTTCCCGCGGCGCGCACGGAGTTGGCGGCGCGCGTCCTTCTCGATCAGGCGGAGGGGGCGCTTTCGCGCGCGGTCGCGGAGGTCCGGGACGCGGCGGGGGCGCGGCGCCTGCGGGAGACGGCGTCGTTGGGACTGGCGCTGGTGCGTCCCCGGCGGGTCGTCCTGGCCGGGCGTCCGAACGCGGGCAAATCCACGCTCTTCAACGCGCTTCTGGGCCGGGAGCGGGCGATCGTTTCCCCCGAGCCCGGCACGACCCGCGACCCGGTGCGCGGGATCGGCGCGGTGGCCCAGGTGCCGCTGGAGTTCGTGGACACGGCGGGGGTCGAGGCGCCTCGCGACGCGATCGAAGGGATGGCGATCGATCGCACGTGGGAGG
Protein-coding regions in this window:
- a CDS encoding type III pantothenate kinase; protein product: MRWGVVDVGNTRVKRAVFDGRRLRPWDGRPVDLWIGARVGRARPPRGTLLLGRDFPPLVRNRTRRPEAVGADRLAQASAAWARAGGPCVVVSMGTAITIDEVGSRGDFRGGLIAPGLRTMARALRDATALLPEVEPVRRRRAVGRDTQEAIRCGISLAAEGLLRRALQDRRGPVFGTGGDAPLFREFFDVWAPDLALEGIALSFLCWRRC
- a CDS encoding GTPase — translated: MLAALLTPPGRGAIAVLHVAGPGARALVASLFGRPVEERPRFGRLVQDGEVLDEVVVRAVDGFTGEETVEISCHGGRAAVERIFRALAALGARRAAPEELLERGIETGALDRIRAEAWTLLPAARTELAARVLLDQAEGALSRAVAEVRDAAGARRLRETASLGLALVRPRRVVLAGRPNAGKSTLFNALLGRERAIVSPEPGTTRDPVRGIGAVAQVPLEFVDTAGVEAPRDAIEGMAIDRTWEALSEADLVVFLFDGESEGEEDRRLFGRLAGRKALAVVSKIDRAPGAPGPPGACRLSARTGEGLEELGRKILEALGIVPRHEPGAPVVFTSRQERLLGAAAEGRLDAAAAREALLRGPRG